A segment of the Myxocyprinus asiaticus isolate MX2 ecotype Aquarium Trade chromosome 10, UBuf_Myxa_2, whole genome shotgun sequence genome:
GCACCATTGGAGCTGTTGCCTTTTACATTCAATGGGCATGAACATGACTTGAGGTTTaaataatcaaacaaaatgtAACTGTTACATGATTTCTTTTCAGAGAGTGGAATtcatatttgttctgttttttctCCCGTGGAGACATACAGCAGACATTTTGGTAGCAACAGCAAAAATATGTAGTCACAACTATACTAAATGAGTTTACACAACTAGCAGTTTTTTACATGGCGAACAGGATCAAGAAAGCAACCATCAAACAGAAGAGCCCCATAGCTTCAGACAGAGCGAAGCCCAGGATGGCATAAGAAAAGAGCTGCTGCTTTAGAGATGGGTTCCTGCAAGATAAACAACATAAACCTCAGTGCTTTACTAAAAAACGCATTTAAACGTCACTTACATGCAGAGACACTTGCAAACATCTAGACCACATTAAATCTGTAGGATTATTTGGAGATCTTTGTAATGTTCCACCATAGAATTTATAGATTGTCTAGTCAAGGGTGAAAAATGTCCAAAACCTATGAGTATGAAATTTTAGTGCATGTTACCTGGCATAACCGATGATGAGGCTACCGAACACTGTTCCGATTCCAGCACCGGATCCAGCCACTCCCACGGTGGCAGCTCCAGCACCGATGAACTTAGCAGCAGTGTCAATGTCACGGCTCACAGCACTGGTCTGGAAGCTTCTGAGGGCTACCTGagtgaagggtgactgaggcAGGACAGCAGCACTGACCTAAAAGTGGAAGAAAGTACTGACTTGACCTCTACACGACCCTGGTATGTTCTGCCTACCACCTACTCTCTCCAGCATCTACTTCAAACAAACCAGCCtttacattatattaaaattatattataacagAACAGAAACATTACACCCGCAAATTCTATATGCTTGCAATACTGAACAGTTTAAGGAGTTTAATCAGCATAGGCCTGAAGAACTCTACACCAATTAATTAAACTGACACTGACTTTCCTATTACTCATAGTTCTGTTTTTATCTTTTGTCTTCTTCTGGCTCCCATGCCTTGTACGTGAACTTTATCCACACGCTATGACCTTCAAATGTATTGCAAGCCATTTTGACATTTAAGgacgtgcaggatatgaattaaagataaacaattcaattttcacttgTTTAAATGCTTGATACCAGTAacggaattactactagtgaaaatgctaatttttcatatcagtaattacatttgcagtaGTAAAAAAAAGTCAATTCTTGATATATAAAACCCCCGCCATCGTTACTCGGAAAATACCCATTCATGGaatcaaaaatgcatttttaactaGCAAAAAGCCATTAGTTTTGGATaactgtaattgcattttcactagtagaatttcacagtaatctgtcattcactccttttCAAAACACAAATTACAGATATTCCATTTCTTACTAGCTGAAATTACAAATATACATATCAGCTCTGTACTTAAgaataaaaactatatttttttgaAATCAATAACTATATTGGTACTagtgcaaatgtttatttctgttatcaacaactgaattactagtgataatgcaattttttttttttttttttggtctgtaaatgtatttcaacagttagatttggtatttttgatgttacaattacattacagatatctaAAATTAACATTGCTATTAGTGAAAACCAAATAATAGAAATCTCATGAGCAATTTTTCTAGTTGTAATTCAACtgttgatatcagcaatggacaTTTGTAACAATTTAattatgaataagaaatatttatttttttatgttgatagggatgtgcaaaactacccatTTTCAAAAATCTACTAGTCAGTGTTAagaataataatgcataaaaactGTCTCCATTATGTTCACGTGACCCCGATCAGACgccttttagagaaatatacagaTGCAACATGGTGactaatggatattcaacaaataaataaatgactataacatcttattgcataAAACTTTCAAAGTAAGAAATAAGGCTCCAATAAAGAACAGCACAAAACTGCTTATGCGCATCCTGTACGCAGAATGACGCACTTCAATGTAACTTGAGCGcattcaaaagcgcagaactgcacgacatcaagcagtttaaaccttttttactgcaactatttaagtagtgtcagacagaatcagcaacaCACTTTAATCCTTCTACAACACCTCCCACATACAGGAacatcttgaaatgtattgttgatgcaacGCTTTGCTGTAACAGCAGCATATAAAAAGGACTAAACCTAAAGTATTAAAGAAaagaaacttcttgcagagggttttactgtgctgactgttattcaaTGCTAAGCACAGAAGGTGCtactctcaattaatttgagaattgagtcttccattaaaaccaccaccactaaaaatattaatgttagtggTCAAACCTACTAATCGAGTAGTCAGTTGTTGCACCTCTGTTGAGAGCAGGGTACGAAATTAACTTTGacccaattttaccagccactttgatttttaCTTGCCACCATTATCCAAttcatataaacagtatatagacTATTCGAAATCCATCTACAGTAAATTGCGAACTTCTGGATTTAAAGTGATGCAAACTCAGAGCCCCTCCTGAGATCAGTTGCAGCACTCACAttaataataaaactg
Coding sequences within it:
- the LOC127447433 gene encoding ATP synthase F(0) complex subunit C2, mitochondrial-like; translation: MFTCAKFVSTPALVRASSRALYRPISAAVLSRPEVKPEVSAAVLPQSPFTQVALRSFQTSAVSRDIDTAAKFIGAGAATVGVAGSGAGIGTVFGSLIIGYARNPSLKQQLFSYAILGFALSEAMGLFCLMVAFLILFAM